The following is a genomic window from uncultured Fibrobacter sp..
AAGAAGACGGCGAGCGGTGAAATCTTCGACCAGAACGCTTTGACCTGTGCGCACCGTTCGCTCCCGTTCGGCACCAAACTCAAGGTCACCCGCAAGAGTAACGGCAAGAGCGTCGTCGTGCGCGTGAACGACCGCGGTCCCTATTCCAAAAAGCGCATCTTGGACTTGAGTGTTGCTGCGGCTAAACAGCTGGACCTCGAGAAGGCTGGGCATGCCGAGGTCGTGGCCGAAGTCGTAGATTAAAAAATGGCGAAATTGCCATAAAAAACAATAATTTTTCAGAAAAGTCCCGAATGTCATATTTTGACATCCGGGCGTATTTATATTTGGTGTTCAGAAGGGCACTTGCTTTTTTGTGTGTGAAAAAACAGGCGTCAAAAGGAAAAATGGAAAAGGAAGGTCAAAAATGACAAGGAAGAAAACGAAGGAAACTCCTTTTGGTAATTCGGGAAGCACATTCGCAGTCGGTGCCGAACCTAGCTTGTGGAATACTGGTTTTTCCGCGTTCAAGCGGCGCATTGGCGAGCAGTTGCAACTGTGCGGCTTTTCGGACGAGCTCGTCGACGACGATACCCTGATGCCTTTTTACCGCATGGGCGAAAGCGAAACTTACGTGCTCGGTGCCTTGGGTTGTACTGTGGGAATGTAGTCCCGGTTCTGTGGCCTACTTGGCCCTGTAGCTGACAAAGCGGATGTTGCCGCAGTAGTCCTTGTGGATTCCTTCGAATTCAAGCCAGGGGTAGTTGTCGGCCTCGTTCTTGAGGACTTCAGCCTGTTCCGAACCGATTTCGAGGAGGACGGGGGCGCCTGCGGAGAGCTTGCCTTCGGTTTGCTGGAGCAGCTTGCGCACGAGGTCCAGGCCGTCGGGGCCGCCGTACAGGGCGAGAGCCGGGTCGAACTTGTCCACTTCGGGCTGGAGCTTGCCCTTTTCCCCGTCAGGGATGTAGGGGAGGTTCGCGATAAGGCAGCTGATTTTAGGCAAGGTTGCTGATAAGGTTGGTGAGCCTGCCGAACCAGCCGAAGCGCCGACAATCTTCGCCACGATGTCGCCCGTCACTGCGTCAAGCAGGTCGCCCTGCGCAAATGTCAATTCTTCATTGAGCCCGTTGGCTTGCGCGTTTTCGCGGGCAAGCGAAAGGGCTTCGTCCGAGATGTCTGTTGCGAGGACTTTCGCTCCGGCGATTTCCTTCGCGCAGGCGATGGAAATCGCCGCTGTTCCCGTGCCCACCTCAACGATGAAGGGGTTTTCGACACCGTTCAGGCGCTCAATTGCCATGTCCACCAGCGACTCCGTCTCGGGGCGCGGGATCAGCGCCCGCGGGTCGCACTTGATGATGTGTCCGCGGAAGCTCGTGTCGCCCACGATGTGCTGCAACGGTTCGCGGTTCGCGCGACGTGCGACCAGCGGCCGGAGCGTGTCGAGTTCGGCTGCCGTCAGGGGCTTCTCGAAGTTCAGGTACAGGTCCATCCGGTTTTTCATGCCGAGCCCGTGGCTGATGATGTACTCGGCGTCCAGGCGCGCGTCGGGCACGCCCTTCTTCTCGAAGAAGACCTTGGTGCGGTTCAGAATTTCAAGTACGGTCATCTGCGGCATTAGGTACCCTAAGCGTTAAACTTCCCCAGCTTCTCCTGGGCGTTCGCCATCTGGAGCCCGTTGATAATCTCGTCAAGGTCTCCGGTAATCACCTTGTCCAGGTTGTACAGCGTAAGGCCGATGCGGTGGTCGGTCACGCGGTTCTGCGGGAAGTTGTAGGTGCGGATTTTTGCGGAGCGGTCGCCTGTGCCCACCAGGGCCTTGCGGCTGGCCGCTTCTTCTTGTTCCTTCTTCGCGATGAGCGCATCCAAAATCTTGGAACGCAGCATTTCCATGGCGTGCAGGCGGTTCTGCAACTGGCTACGTTCGGTCTGGCAGCTCACCACCACGCCCGTCGGGATATGGGTGAGTCGCACGGCGGAGTCCGTCTTGTTGATGTACTGGCCGCCCGCGCCCGAAGAGCGGTAGGTGTCCATGTGGATGTCGGCTTCGCGGATTTCCACGTCGACTTCCTCGGCTTCGGGGAGGATGGCGACGGTCGCTGCGGAGGTGTGCACGCGGCCCTGCGTCTCGGTTTCGGGCACGCGCTGTACGCGGTGTACGCCACTTTCGAACTTGAGCGTCCCGTACACGCTGTCGCCCTCGATAAACACGCGGATTTCCTTGTAGCCGCCCACGGTACCTTCGCTCGCATCCTGGATGGTCATCTTCCAGCCCATGCGGCTGCAGTAGCCCTGGTACATGCGGAAAAGGTCGCCGGCAAACAGGGCCGATTCGTCACCACCGGTACCGCCGCGGATTTCGAGCGTGGCATTGCGGTAGTCCCACGGGTCCTTGGGCACCATCAGGATTTGCAGTTCGTCGGTGAGCTCGGGGAGGGCCTTTTCGATTGTCGAAAGTTCGGATTTGGCCATCGCGACCATTTCGGGGTCGGAGTCGCCGAGGGCCATTTTCCATTCTTCCTGGTCGCTAAGCATCTGCAAGTATTCCTTGGCCTTGGCGACTGCCTTCTCGATACCCTTGTACTGCTTGTGAATCTTGTTGTATCGGGCCTGGTCGGCGAGAACGTCCGGGTTCCCGAGTTCCGATTCCAGCTCCTCGTACTTTTCTATAAGTTTACGGGCTTTGTCTTTCATCGGGCTAAATTTAGAATATTCTCGGTTTATTGCCTACTTGGATGTCGGTTTCTTGCGGAAAAGCCTATGTTAATTTTGATTTTACATTGTAAAGTGTCGTATATCATACATTTTTGCTTTTGGAGTGATATAAAATTTTTTTTGAAATCAGTTCTTGCGAAAATGATATATATTTACCCATTAGAGAAAGAAATAACTTTTTTTGTAGAGGTTACTATGAAAAAACTCATTGGTTTACTGGCGACGGGCTCCATATGTATGTTTGCTGCCTGTTCTAGCGGTGAAGATGATCCGATTACTCCGCCGAATTCGTGGAATAATGGTGGTTCCAACACGCAGGTGACTGCCGAAACTTGCCAGCAAGCTGGAAAGGTTCTGAGCGTTGACCCTGTCACGAGCACGCTTTACTGCGCAGATCCTGCGCTGTCTTCTCCTGGTATGCAGACGGGTTTCTCCAGCTCTAGTGCAGATCCGTATGGTGGTACGGGCATTACGCCTCAAGCGGGCATCACGCCGACGACTCAGGCTTCTTCTTCTTCTTTGTCTATTGTCCCGCCCGCTACAAGCAGCAGCTCGGTGCCGTCTTCTCCGGCGTCTTCTCCGGCAACGCAGACTCCCAAGTCTAGCCCGGGTACCCAGACTCCTCCTGCCGATGAATCAGATGGAAAGTGGCACCTTGCCCTGTGGGACGGCACTGCCGGTGCTCCTCAGGTCCCGACCGGAAACAAGACCGGTGGCTACTGGTACAGCTACACGGATTCCGGCGACAAGGGTAAGTCTGTACTCGTTTGGGACGCAACTGACGACGGTACGTCTGCCGATGGCCTTGTTCCTGTGATCACGGAATGCCAGGGTCTCTGCGGCTCGTTCGACTTGATTGTCGGTGCCAACCCGTACAAGCCGTACGTCGGTGTCGGGTTCAACTATTCCAAGAGCGCCAACGAAGTGGCCGATGCGACTTCTAGCAGGGGCGTGTGCGTGACCTACACGTCTACTATCGATATCATCTTGGAAATGGGCCTGGGCTCTCAGGATTCGAAGATTGGCTATGCCAACCCGTTCGTGACGCTGCCTGCCTCGGCTTCCCCGAAAACCGTAGATTTCGGCTGGGCTGACTTCGAACAGCCGGACTGGGCCTCTGCAGCCCAGACTGTCACTAATCCGCAGCAGGCGCTTGCTTCTCTCAAGTTCAAGTTTGCCGGCACAAAGGATAGTACAGACGGCGGTTCTGGATCGTTCAAGATCATGAAGGTCGGTGCACCCTCTGAATGTAATTAATCTTTTGTTTAAGATAAAACATTGTAAAAAAGACTCCTTCGGGAGTCTTTTTCTTTTACAAGTGCTGGGAATAAATGTATATTTACGCATCATAGAAAATTATTTCTCGAGGTTCTTATGAAAAAAATTTTTGGTCTCCTGGCAACGAGCTCCATTCTTATGCTTGCTGCTTGCTCTGACGATGAAAGCAACTCTGTATCGCCGAATAGCGCGAGCAGCGTTACGGCAGAAACTTGTGCAGCCAGGAATATGGTCCTGAATACTGATCCGGTTTCGGGTGTTGCCTATTGCGCTACACCGGCACTGACCCAGTCTTCTTCCAGCGATGGCTTGAACGGTAG
Proteins encoded in this region:
- the prfA gene encoding peptide chain release factor 1, which encodes MKDKARKLIEKYEELESELGNPDVLADQARYNKIHKQYKGIEKAVAKAKEYLQMLSDQEEWKMALGDSDPEMVAMAKSELSTIEKALPELTDELQILMVPKDPWDYRNATLEIRGGTGGDESALFAGDLFRMYQGYCSRMGWKMTIQDASEGTVGGYKEIRVFIEGDSVYGTLKFESGVHRVQRVPETETQGRVHTSAATVAILPEAEEVDVEIREADIHMDTYRSSGAGGQYINKTDSAVRLTHIPTGVVVSCQTERSQLQNRLHAMEMLRSKILDALIAKKEQEEAASRKALVGTGDRSAKIRTYNFPQNRVTDHRIGLTLYNLDKVITGDLDEIINGLQMANAQEKLGKFNA
- a CDS encoding septal ring lytic transglycosylase RlpA family protein: MKNFTKENEARILSCFALFMSLLMVVFVIPGCAGSASIAARPGYDRGYSSPNYQTSKKKAAVGTKISGDASYYGKGFDGKKTASGEIFDQNALTCAHRSLPFGTKLKVTRKSNGKSVVVRVNDRGPYSKKRILDLSVAAAKQLDLEKAGHAEVVAEVVD
- the prmC gene encoding peptide chain release factor N(5)-glutamine methyltransferase, producing MPQMTVLEILNRTKVFFEKKGVPDARLDAEYIISHGLGMKNRMDLYLNFEKPLTAAELDTLRPLVARRANREPLQHIVGDTSFRGHIIKCDPRALIPRPETESLVDMAIERLNGVENPFIVEVGTGTAAISIACAKEIAGAKVLATDISDEALSLARENAQANGLNEELTFAQGDLLDAVTGDIVAKIVGASAGSAGSPTLSATLPKISCLIANLPYIPDGEKGKLQPEVDKFDPALALYGGPDGLDLVRKLLQQTEGKLSAGAPVLLEIGSEQAEVLKNEADNYPWLEFEGIHKDYCGNIRFVSYRAK